The following are from one region of the Hymenobacter radiodurans genome:
- a CDS encoding DNA-binding protein, translating into MHAYPYYQAPAHSPGTITPPDLATLLASALPPLREAIAQWVAEDLHRWKAIQQDEPRQDETMTRKALQAEFAICTQTVRNWERTGLLKPYTVGRRVFYYRREVLEAMQGQTKPDGTRLYARRRSTTKKTA; encoded by the coding sequence ATGCATGCTTACCCCTATTACCAAGCCCCGGCCCACAGCCCCGGTACCATTACGCCTCCTGACCTTGCTACCCTTCTGGCGTCAGCTTTACCTCCATTAAGAGAGGCCATAGCTCAATGGGTCGCTGAAGATCTACACAGGTGGAAGGCTATCCAGCAGGACGAACCGCGCCAGGATGAAACAATGACACGCAAGGCACTACAAGCCGAGTTTGCCATTTGCACGCAGACCGTGAGGAATTGGGAGCGTACTGGCCTCCTTAAGCCCTATACAGTGGGCCGCCGGGTATTCTACTACCGTCGGGAAGTATTGGAGGCTATGCAGGGCCAAACCAAGCCAGACGGTACGCGGTTGTACGCCCGCCGCAGGTCCACCACAAAAAAAACGGCCTAA
- a CDS encoding NADP-dependent isocitrate dehydrogenase, translating into MTKIKVANPVVELDGDEMTRIIWKFIKDKLITPYLDLDIKYYDLGIEYRDATGDQVTIDAANAIRQYGVGIKCATITPDEERVKEFNLKQMWKSPNGTIRNILDGTVFREPIVMSNVPRLVPNWTAPICIGRHAFGDQYRATDFVTKGKGKLTITFTPEDGGETQSFEVFNFKSDGVALAMYNTDESIRGFAHACFNQALMKGWPLYLSTKNTILKKYDGRFKDIFQEIYEQDYSAKFTAAGITYEHRLIDDMVASALKWNGNFVWACKNYDGDVQSDTVAQGFGSLGLMTSTLVTPDGTVMEAEAAHGTVTRHYRDHQAGKPTSTNPIASIFAWTRGLEFRGILDNNQELIDFCKTLEAVCIETVESGKMTKDLAVCIHGNKVSHGKDYLYTEEFLEALDENLKAKLGK; encoded by the coding sequence ATGACAAAAATCAAAGTAGCAAACCCGGTAGTGGAGCTTGATGGCGACGAAATGACGCGCATCATCTGGAAGTTCATTAAGGACAAGTTGATCACGCCTTATCTCGACCTCGACATTAAGTACTATGACCTGGGCATTGAGTACCGCGATGCGACCGGCGACCAAGTTACCATCGATGCCGCCAACGCCATCCGGCAGTACGGAGTAGGTATTAAGTGCGCCACCATCACACCCGATGAGGAGCGGGTAAAAGAGTTTAACCTAAAGCAGATGTGGAAGTCGCCAAACGGCACAATCCGCAACATCTTGGACGGTACTGTTTTTCGTGAGCCCATTGTGATGAGCAATGTGCCCCGCCTGGTTCCCAACTGGACGGCTCCCATCTGCATTGGCCGCCACGCGTTCGGCGACCAGTATCGGGCTACTGATTTCGTGACCAAAGGAAAAGGCAAGCTTACCATCACCTTCACCCCAGAAGACGGCGGCGAGACCCAGTCTTTCGAGGTATTCAACTTCAAGAGCGATGGGGTTGCGCTGGCCATGTACAACACGGATGAGTCAATCCGGGGATTTGCTCACGCCTGCTTCAACCAAGCCCTGATGAAAGGCTGGCCGCTGTACTTGTCGACCAAAAACACCATTTTGAAAAAATACGATGGTCGTTTCAAGGACATTTTCCAGGAGATCTACGAGCAGGATTACAGCGCCAAGTTCACGGCGGCGGGCATCACTTATGAGCATCGCCTGATTGATGACATGGTGGCCTCCGCTCTAAAGTGGAACGGCAACTTTGTGTGGGCCTGCAAAAACTACGATGGCGATGTGCAAAGCGACACCGTAGCGCAGGGCTTTGGGTCGCTGGGTTTGATGACTTCTACCCTAGTTACCCCAGATGGCACAGTCATGGAGGCCGAAGCTGCGCACGGCACCGTAACGCGTCACTACCGCGACCATCAGGCGGGCAAGCCAACTTCTACGAACCCTATCGCGTCCATTTTTGCTTGGACCCGTGGCCTAGAGTTCCGCGGAATTCTGGACAACAATCAGGAGTTAATTGACTTCTGCAAAACATTGGAAGCCGTTTGCATCGAAACGGTAGAAAGTGGTAAGATGACGAAGGACTTGGCCGTTTGTATTCACGGCAATAAGGTGTCGCACGGCAAGGATTACCTCTACACCGAGGAGTTCCTAGAAGCGTTGGATGAAAATCTGAAAGCGAAGTTGGGTAAGTAA
- a CDS encoding HNH endonuclease codes for MIRLAIPLPLSSSDRLQLAALQQLVNNGANYHSQVILADQKWNSKSATLFSRVRSALESTCPGARRCGYCEDSLADEVEHIRPKSWFPDQTFDPNNYLFACGPCNGPKHNNYAVVDTSGVINEAQRLRNALATPPPAGQEALLHPRHDNPAEFFFLDLTDTFEFKPRRTLNAQQRERALYTIRILRINKDPLQQARKEAFQDFAGRLKSYYMAQQNNGSLSQLNHMRAELLRKQHITVWREMQRQISALPFLQSLFNLVPGAASW; via the coding sequence ATGATTCGGCTGGCTATTCCCTTGCCCCTCAGTTCATCCGACCGACTACAATTAGCAGCCCTTCAACAACTAGTGAATAATGGTGCTAATTATCACAGCCAAGTTATCCTAGCAGATCAAAAATGGAATAGCAAGTCTGCTACACTCTTTTCACGTGTTCGAAGTGCTCTTGAAAGCACCTGTCCAGGAGCTCGTCGGTGTGGCTATTGTGAAGACTCGCTAGCTGATGAGGTTGAGCACATTCGCCCTAAAAGTTGGTTTCCTGACCAAACGTTTGACCCAAATAATTACCTTTTCGCTTGTGGTCCCTGTAATGGCCCTAAACACAATAATTATGCGGTAGTTGATACATCTGGTGTAATAAATGAGGCTCAGCGCCTGAGGAATGCTTTAGCTACTCCGCCCCCCGCCGGACAAGAGGCATTATTACATCCGCGACACGATAATCCTGCTGAGTTCTTTTTTTTAGACTTAACAGATACATTCGAATTTAAGCCTCGACGAACGCTAAATGCCCAACAAAGGGAGCGTGCACTTTACACTATTCGAATATTACGTATAAACAAGGACCCATTACAACAAGCTCGTAAGGAAGCATTTCAGGATTTTGCTGGACGTCTTAAAAGTTACTATATGGCTCAACAAAATAATGGGTCATTAAGTCAACTTAATCACATGCGTGCTGAGTTACTACGAAAGCAACATATTACTGTATGGCGTGAAATGCAACGGCAAATCTCTGCTCTTCCCTTTTTACAGAGCCTCTTTAACTTAGTGCCGGGAGCGGCAAGTTGGTAA
- a CDS encoding MarR family winged helix-turn-helix transcriptional regulator codes for MIVDTPTQTVLYTLEQAIKVYRKLCQQNIDKVMDKLTVDQALILIVLDKHPALNQQQIADLVFKDKASLTRIIELLVQKDLLTREIHATDRRKFELHLTVQGRHTLAQLTDTILLNQRTALAGLSEAELAQFHTTLQKIIANCTTPALCA; via the coding sequence ATGATCGTCGATACCCCAACCCAAACTGTACTTTATACCCTCGAGCAAGCCATTAAGGTGTATCGAAAGCTTTGTCAGCAGAACATTGATAAAGTCATGGATAAGCTCACCGTGGATCAAGCCCTGATTCTGATTGTACTGGATAAGCACCCGGCCCTTAACCAGCAACAGATTGCCGATCTGGTATTTAAAGACAAAGCATCGCTGACTCGCATCATTGAGCTGTTGGTCCAAAAGGACTTACTCACGCGAGAGATTCACGCCACCGACCGTCGGAAATTTGAGCTGCACCTTACAGTTCAGGGGCGGCACACCTTGGCCCAGTTAACTGATACCATTCTGCTCAATCAAAGAACAGCGCTGGCGGGCCTGAGTGAAGCAGAACTCGCCCAGTTCCACACAACACTGCAGAAAATTATTGCTAACTGCACCACTCCAGCCCTATGCGCATAA
- a CDS encoding DUF6371 domain-containing protein, producing MAPTSEYRYALERYQGRRTRYTCPGCGSRHSFTRFTDGRTSKHLPEAFGICNRTDKCGYKLSPYDKGASGQSYADQIRSQERGGESFNSLVVSYKPPPRSIVDQPIYDLPQELRHQTLGQYDRNQFARLLQSHFGGGEADELLAQFQVGTSSYWPGATVFWFVDEQGRTRGGQVVLFEADGHTAKRPGWDGSIERCTRWVHTALLERYQQQGKPRPEWLLQYAQKGQKAPCLFGLPQLRNVPSTKPIMLVEAPKTAILCSHYFPGFVCLAVGAKSWLNAERLAPIKERSITAFPDGGACEEWSKKATELQAQGFCIQVSDFLESHATVEQLQAGYDLADVILSGWVGYPPSWNATF from the coding sequence ATGGCTCCCACCTCAGAATACCGCTACGCGCTAGAGCGCTACCAAGGGCGGAGAACTCGCTACACCTGCCCCGGCTGTGGCTCCCGACATTCCTTCACCCGTTTTACTGACGGCCGCACCAGTAAGCACTTACCCGAAGCCTTCGGTATCTGCAACAGAACCGATAAATGCGGCTATAAGCTTTCCCCTTACGATAAAGGCGCCAGTGGCCAAAGCTACGCTGACCAGATACGTTCGCAGGAGAGAGGTGGGGAGAGCTTCAATTCCTTGGTCGTTTCTTACAAGCCCCCGCCCCGCTCAATAGTTGATCAACCTATCTATGATCTACCTCAGGAGCTACGGCACCAGACATTAGGCCAGTACGACCGCAATCAGTTTGCTCGACTACTGCAAAGCCATTTCGGTGGGGGAGAGGCAGACGAGTTATTAGCTCAATTTCAGGTGGGCACTTCTTCCTATTGGCCTGGTGCAACGGTATTCTGGTTTGTTGATGAGCAAGGTCGCACTAGAGGGGGGCAGGTCGTGCTATTTGAGGCGGATGGTCACACAGCCAAGCGTCCCGGATGGGATGGGAGCATAGAACGCTGTACGCGGTGGGTGCATACTGCCCTATTGGAACGGTATCAACAGCAAGGCAAACCACGGCCCGAGTGGTTACTGCAGTATGCTCAAAAAGGTCAGAAAGCCCCTTGCCTATTTGGGCTACCCCAACTCAGGAATGTACCGTCAACAAAGCCCATAATGCTGGTAGAAGCTCCTAAAACAGCCATTCTTTGTTCGCATTATTTCCCTGGCTTCGTCTGCTTGGCCGTCGGAGCTAAGAGCTGGCTGAACGCAGAGCGACTAGCGCCCATCAAAGAGCGATCTATCACCGCATTTCCTGACGGTGGTGCTTGCGAAGAGTGGAGCAAGAAGGCGACTGAGCTTCAGGCTCAAGGATTTTGCATACAAGTATCAGATTTTCTAGAGTCTCACGCTACGGTTGAGCAATTGCAAGCTGGCTATGACTTAGCCGATGTGATCCTAAGTGGATGGGTGGGCTACCCACCAAGTTGGAATGCTACTTTTTAA
- a CDS encoding AAA family ATPase, which translates to MVKRPVAERTSYTLTELLSRPATEIPQLVEGLLPTQGMAMLAGASDTGKSSILRQLGLAIALGDSTFLGFKINAVHRRAICVSTEDGDGAVGPILKRQLAGQHIAPECSDRLRFEFDPEGLTTRLDQMLTEQPADLVVIDAFGDLYEGNLNASNEVRGFLNKYQALAVRHNCLILFMHHTGKRTEEREPSKNNLLGSQGLEAKMRVVFELRPDPIDPDLRHLCILKGNYLPREAKSQSYALHFDENLLFHNTGARAAFGDLIKGPAESEEEREMWEQALQMQLNGFPLSKITTQLSPIAQGLGMKPPSRSTVDRRLKVMQRTVSPSQTIGVETVKREMAAA; encoded by the coding sequence ATGGTGAAACGCCCTGTTGCTGAGCGTACATCCTACACCTTGACGGAGTTGTTATCCCGACCTGCGACTGAGATACCTCAACTGGTGGAAGGATTATTGCCAACTCAGGGAATGGCTATGTTGGCTGGGGCAAGTGATACCGGCAAATCATCGATCCTTCGCCAACTTGGCTTGGCCATAGCGTTAGGTGACTCTACTTTTCTCGGCTTCAAAATTAACGCCGTGCATCGTCGGGCTATCTGCGTCAGTACAGAGGATGGAGATGGCGCAGTGGGACCAATACTAAAGCGTCAGTTAGCTGGTCAGCATATTGCTCCTGAGTGTAGCGACCGCTTACGCTTTGAATTTGACCCAGAAGGGTTGACTACTCGACTTGATCAAATGCTGACTGAGCAGCCAGCCGATTTAGTCGTGATAGACGCTTTTGGCGACTTGTACGAGGGCAATCTGAATGCTTCCAATGAAGTTAGAGGGTTTTTAAATAAGTATCAGGCTTTAGCGGTTCGCCACAACTGTCTGATTCTATTCATGCACCATACAGGGAAGCGTACGGAGGAGCGAGAGCCATCCAAAAACAACCTACTAGGTAGCCAGGGCTTAGAAGCCAAGATGAGAGTGGTTTTTGAGTTACGGCCCGACCCAATAGACCCAGACCTGCGGCATTTGTGTATTCTCAAAGGAAACTACCTGCCCCGCGAGGCAAAGTCCCAGAGTTATGCCCTACACTTTGACGAAAACCTCCTCTTTCACAATACGGGAGCACGGGCAGCTTTCGGCGATCTAATCAAAGGTCCAGCCGAATCAGAGGAAGAGCGAGAAATGTGGGAGCAAGCCTTGCAGATGCAGCTTAATGGCTTCCCTCTTTCTAAAATTACTACGCAACTCAGCCCCATTGCTCAAGGCTTGGGCATGAAGCCTCCATCCCGTAGCACGGTCGATCGCCGCCTGAAAGTGATGCAGCGTACCGTTTCACCATCTCAAACTATAGGGGTTGAAACGGTGAAACGTGAAATGGCAGCTGCCTAA
- a CDS encoding helix-turn-helix domain-containing protein, whose translation MAFLSPTGIPSAISLVVHPFVMRKIGQEAGMESAKLDLLLLIDAFSRQAIIPTAASLSTGWLSPSLLRRYVRELIASGHITRYQPRGKSGRRLHLTASGHETIAQVSRELQQAIRALWPSTRTR comes from the coding sequence ATGGCTTTTCTTTCTCCTACCGGTATTCCTTCGGCCATTTCCCTAGTTGTTCACCCCTTCGTCATGCGCAAAATAGGGCAGGAAGCGGGTATGGAATCGGCTAAGCTTGACCTGCTCTTGCTAATTGATGCCTTTTCACGCCAGGCCATTATCCCCACAGCAGCCAGTTTGAGTACTGGCTGGCTCAGTCCCAGCCTGCTACGCCGCTATGTGCGGGAACTGATTGCCAGTGGTCACATAACCCGCTACCAACCACGGGGCAAGTCAGGACGCCGCCTGCACCTTACCGCTAGCGGTCACGAGACTATAGCGCAAGTAAGCCGTGAGTTGCAGCAAGCAATTCGAGCATTGTGGCCTAGCACTAGGACTAGGTAA
- a CDS encoding site-specific integrase: MRQRIYGMAKITLYLKEPGALTPTPLFFMVSSHGTRAKVYTGVSVLPAHWLQGEQRLRTNFAPAEVKDKQERKQLSSDNEAKNVQLSSMRERLSAYHRDQLALGILPTAEDLRTIVEPQVAQPQAVDTPLPLSDFAAYIARMHQTKAAATIKSLKTTCGHLTHFWEQSPEGRRGAPLLFDHFTADFSHLFTGYLINVEGLLDGSIHKHLSILKRFLNDATLRGRSVNQAYTRWRWEHREPDVLALTTAELRSIEALDLPNGHHLNNARALFLIGCYTGLRFSDVAVLKQEHDKGEYLRLTTKKTRDTLTIPIHPKARPLLDAMWIGGVHPISNQRLNAYIKELAKRAGVDEPTEHIRYQGGKRQAETLPKYELISSHTARRTFVSLSLEGGLPFNLIMKATGHRDMKSFQRYVQTTDTHQLAGFRKLWDGENEVNNKTK; this comes from the coding sequence ATGCGGCAACGCATCTACGGTATGGCAAAAATTACTCTCTATCTAAAGGAGCCTGGTGCCTTGACGCCTACCCCTCTATTCTTTATGGTCAGTTCGCACGGGACGCGGGCGAAAGTATATACTGGGGTTTCTGTCCTGCCTGCTCACTGGTTGCAAGGAGAGCAACGGCTAAGAACCAACTTTGCCCCGGCTGAGGTAAAGGATAAGCAGGAGCGGAAGCAGTTGAGCAGTGACAATGAGGCGAAGAACGTCCAGCTCTCTTCAATGCGCGAGCGCCTATCAGCTTATCATCGAGACCAGTTAGCCTTAGGAATACTGCCCACTGCTGAAGACTTAAGAACTATAGTTGAGCCGCAGGTTGCCCAGCCGCAAGCCGTGGATACTCCGTTGCCGTTATCGGATTTTGCTGCTTATATCGCTCGGATGCACCAGACAAAAGCGGCGGCCACGATCAAGTCATTGAAAACAACCTGTGGCCACCTGACTCACTTTTGGGAGCAATCGCCTGAAGGTCGCCGGGGAGCCCCATTACTATTTGATCACTTTACCGCTGATTTTAGCCACCTCTTCACGGGCTATTTGATAAATGTAGAAGGTTTACTTGATGGGAGTATTCACAAACATCTTTCTATTTTAAAACGGTTTTTAAATGACGCTACCCTACGTGGGCGTTCAGTAAACCAGGCTTACACTCGCTGGCGGTGGGAACATCGGGAGCCGGATGTTCTGGCCCTCACCACGGCAGAACTGCGCAGTATAGAAGCCTTGGATTTACCCAATGGGCACCACCTAAACAACGCCCGTGCCCTGTTCCTTATAGGGTGCTATACCGGCTTGCGATTCAGTGACGTTGCTGTCCTGAAACAGGAGCATGACAAAGGGGAATACCTTCGGCTGACGACCAAGAAGACTCGCGACACCTTAACGATTCCCATACACCCCAAAGCGCGGCCTCTATTGGATGCCATGTGGATTGGGGGAGTGCATCCAATCAGTAATCAGCGCCTTAACGCTTATATAAAGGAGCTGGCAAAGCGTGCAGGAGTAGATGAGCCTACTGAGCATATCCGCTATCAAGGTGGCAAACGACAAGCGGAAACGCTGCCTAAATACGAGTTAATAAGTTCGCACACTGCCCGCCGCACCTTCGTCAGTCTGTCACTTGAAGGAGGGCTGCCTTTCAATTTAATTATGAAAGCTACGGGTCACCGTGACATGAAGAGCTTTCAACGGTACGTTCAAACAACTGACACCCATCAGCTAGCGGGCTTTCGCAAGCTGTGGGATGGGGAAAATGAAGTAAACAATAAAACGAAATAA
- a CDS encoding serine hydrolase domain-containing protein translates to MRITLIAFLFCLGIISSSVGQLPVRQQLAAYMQTQHDVNHFAGVVLITRHDSVLLRQAYGLADAEWAVPSTPDTKFALASITKHITALAILQLAERGQLRLTDKLSKFLPGFPNGDAISLHQLLTHTAGLSLDFEELYLNHTAISKDSALAFIKKQPVQFAPGTQMGYSNVGYFLLGQIIEKASGMSYGEYLQKYIFDVAGMTNTGLHSNTALVPRLARSYCREGDSFVKNPYINWDLNVGHDGLYSTAGDLAKLDHAMKGTALLSNASKALMATQHNKRFPGKGFIDHYGYGVFVDPYYNHGHYLLTHSGGYFGAMTTMDRYPQDDIFVTVLSNNQAESHWISYGLAGILFGKTVEVPYIHRPVAATPSKLPDYAGHYEEIHILYTNSHLYLQDEEAPLVPESARRFFNRNNPDRTVEFLTTKAGRVYALTLTKGGVKDPPRKKSASAKR, encoded by the coding sequence ATGCGCATAACACTTATTGCGTTCCTGTTTTGCCTGGGCATCATTAGCTCTAGTGTAGGTCAACTGCCCGTGCGGCAACAATTAGCGGCCTATATGCAGACGCAACACGATGTGAACCACTTCGCCGGAGTGGTGCTTATTACGCGTCACGATTCGGTGCTGCTGCGCCAAGCCTACGGGCTGGCTGATGCAGAATGGGCTGTGCCCAGCACCCCAGATACCAAGTTTGCCCTGGCTTCCATTACCAAGCACATTACGGCGCTGGCTATTCTGCAGCTAGCCGAACGCGGCCAACTCCGACTCACAGATAAGCTCAGCAAGTTCCTGCCAGGGTTTCCCAATGGCGACGCCATATCCTTGCACCAACTGCTGACCCACACGGCTGGCCTGTCACTTGACTTTGAAGAACTGTACCTGAATCACACGGCTATTTCAAAAGATTCCGCTTTGGCATTTATCAAAAAGCAACCTGTTCAATTTGCCCCCGGCACTCAGATGGGGTACAGCAACGTCGGGTACTTTTTGCTGGGCCAGATCATTGAGAAAGCTTCGGGAATGTCGTACGGCGAGTATCTGCAAAAATACATCTTCGATGTGGCTGGGATGACAAATACTGGCCTGCATAGCAACACCGCACTCGTGCCCAGACTGGCTCGCTCGTATTGCCGAGAAGGCGATTCATTCGTCAAAAATCCTTACATCAACTGGGACCTAAATGTGGGACACGACGGGCTATATTCCACGGCCGGCGACCTAGCCAAACTAGACCATGCAATGAAGGGCACCGCACTGCTTTCAAACGCCTCCAAAGCGCTCATGGCTACCCAGCACAATAAGCGGTTTCCGGGCAAAGGCTTTATCGACCATTACGGCTACGGTGTATTCGTGGATCCCTATTATAACCATGGCCACTACCTTTTAACCCACAGTGGGGGCTATTTCGGCGCCATGACGACCATGGACCGCTACCCTCAAGATGATATTTTTGTCACTGTATTGTCGAACAATCAAGCTGAATCGCACTGGATCAGCTATGGGCTTGCTGGCATCCTGTTCGGTAAAACTGTGGAAGTGCCATATATTCATCGTCCCGTAGCCGCCACGCCGTCCAAATTGCCCGACTATGCAGGACACTACGAGGAAATTCACATTCTCTATACCAACAGCCACCTGTATCTACAGGACGAGGAGGCGCCCTTAGTGCCGGAATCTGCCCGAAGGTTTTTCAACCGCAACAATCCTGACCGGACGGTAGAGTTTCTGACTACCAAAGCGGGACGCGTATATGCCCTGACTTTAACGAAAGGAGGTGTGAAAGACCCACCCCGCAAAAAAAGCGCATCTGCCAAGCGCTAG
- the ftsZ gene encoding cell division protein FtsZ has product MGVGNGGSNAVNYMLSQGLKDVELVVCNTDREALNSNMVPNKLQLGAALTEGLSTGSSMQKGRMAAIESQEQIRELLKHGVKMLFITAGMGGGTGSGAASVIAKIAKELGILTIGIVTVPFRFEGKRRLEQATRGIDELRKNCDATVVIPYDSLREISGRKFIRDLFTQADDIILLAVQSITQILTTTGEVHIDFEDIKAVLRDSGMAVIGSSNTEGEDRARRAVDEALMLPLLSRTSLLGAQKVLLSVMSGNQAELELEELTEMTERLQDQVGQDAEVIFGHGIDSTLGQGIRLTLIASGFPNEEFVPLENESLSSEKNQSILPYSEDSFLITPENLNSVSSFESDDLEQYANSEHYQLKIGFSIDKKTGKLTTRATENGRNSSYNALWSETKGWFSAGFGPFRRFTGGDPEYHKLFDAPQHKRLAAHLSLFKENVALTEALNWLRQLKFRSLESHGLDFLLRLKSFINQPDFLPHGTRLAEVSSEGIYFRDSSDNLIDLDELSDGFRSVLSLAFELLRQLENQYGEGIFEEVDQSGVIRVSISGVVLIDEIDAHLHPIWQKRIGYWLTKHFPHIQFFVTTHSPLVCQAAEHGSVFHLPRPGTEGLGRMVAGTELNRLIYGNVLEAYGTEVFGLVHTQSEAGQAKTSRLTDLNEQALSAELTADEQQERNTLRATLPISDSEAFVKKLLGNL; this is encoded by the coding sequence ATGGGCGTAGGCAACGGAGGTTCTAATGCAGTGAACTATATGTTAAGCCAAGGTCTCAAGGATGTTGAGTTAGTCGTTTGTAACACAGATAGGGAGGCATTGAATAGTAACATGGTGCCTAATAAGTTGCAACTAGGGGCTGCTTTGACAGAAGGGCTAAGTACTGGCTCTAGCATGCAGAAGGGTAGGATGGCAGCTATTGAAAGCCAAGAGCAAATCCGTGAATTACTTAAACACGGGGTTAAGATGCTATTTATAACCGCCGGGATGGGCGGTGGAACCGGAAGTGGAGCGGCCTCAGTAATAGCTAAGATAGCTAAAGAGTTAGGAATATTAACAATAGGTATTGTTACAGTTCCCTTTCGTTTTGAAGGGAAGAGGAGACTTGAACAGGCTACACGCGGAATTGATGAGTTAAGAAAGAACTGTGACGCAACAGTAGTCATTCCCTACGATAGTTTGCGTGAAATATCTGGAAGAAAGTTCATCAGAGATCTATTCACTCAAGCTGATGATATTATACTTCTAGCTGTTCAGAGTATCACACAAATCCTTACTACTACTGGTGAAGTTCACATAGACTTTGAAGACATAAAAGCTGTGCTAAGGGATTCTGGTATGGCCGTAATAGGGTCGAGTAATACTGAAGGTGAAGATAGAGCACGCCGTGCTGTAGATGAAGCGTTGATGCTCCCATTACTAAGTAGAACTAGTCTTCTTGGAGCCCAAAAGGTTTTGCTTTCTGTCATGTCTGGTAATCAGGCCGAATTAGAACTGGAGGAACTCACAGAAATGACGGAACGCCTTCAGGATCAAGTTGGTCAGGATGCCGAAGTTATATTTGGTCATGGCATTGACTCTACATTAGGTCAAGGCATTCGTTTAACACTGATTGCTTCAGGGTTTCCTAATGAGGAATTTGTCCCGTTAGAGAATGAGAGCCTATCCTCTGAGAAAAATCAGAGCATCTTACCTTATTCTGAAGATTCATTTTTAATAACTCCAGAAAATTTAAATTCTGTATCAAGTTTTGAATCTGATGACTTAGAGCAATACGCAAATAGCGAGCATTACCAGTTGAAAATAGGGTTCTCCATTGATAAAAAGACTGGAAAACTAACAACACGAGCGACTGAAAATGGCCGTAACTCTTCTTACAATGCATTATGGAGCGAGACCAAGGGCTGGTTTTCAGCAGGTTTTGGCCCCTTCCGTCGCTTTACAGGTGGAGACCCAGAATATCATAAGTTATTCGATGCACCACAACATAAACGGCTCGCAGCCCACTTATCCTTATTTAAGGAGAATGTAGCTTTAACTGAAGCTCTAAATTGGTTAAGACAATTAAAGTTCCGCAGTTTAGAGTCACATGGCTTAGACTTTTTACTGCGCCTAAAAAGCTTTATAAATCAACCTGATTTTTTACCACACGGTACCCGTTTAGCTGAAGTATCCTCAGAAGGCATCTATTTTCGTGATAGTAGTGATAACTTAATTGACCTTGATGAATTAAGTGATGGTTTCAGGTCAGTCTTAAGCCTAGCTTTTGAACTGCTACGTCAACTTGAAAACCAGTATGGAGAGGGTATATTTGAAGAAGTTGATCAAAGTGGAGTGATAAGAGTCAGTATTTCAGGTGTGGTCTTAATCGATGAAATCGATGCACATCTGCACCCCATATGGCAAAAGCGTATTGGTTACTGGCTGACCAAACATTTTCCCCATATTCAGTTTTTCGTCACCACTCATAGTCCGTTGGTCTGTCAAGCAGCTGAACACGGCTCTGTCTTTCACCTACCACGTCCTGGAACCGAAGGTTTAGGAAGAATGGTAGCAGGCACCGAACTTAATCGTTTGATATACGGCAATGTGCTTGAAGCTTATGGTACTGAGGTTTTTGGATTGGTACACACTCAATCCGAAGCAGGTCAAGCAAAGACATCTCGCTTAACAGATTTGAATGAACAAGCGCTAAGTGCTGAACTAACTGCTGATGAGCAACAGGAGCGTAATACACTACGCGCAACTCTGCCTATTAGTGACTCCGAAGCATTTGTCAAAAAGTTGCTAGGTAACCTATGA